A single window of Excalfactoria chinensis isolate bCotChi1 unplaced genomic scaffold, bCotChi1.hap2 Scaffold_84, whole genome shotgun sequence DNA harbors:
- the LOC140265335 gene encoding coiled-coil domain-containing protein 81-like, whose amino-acid sequence MSSSMAVANKEQHGMSEDGPMVGRASRQIRSETEGTRAHSHHGSGAAASFGMEMALSICHLHPAQQWEGCREGADAECDQLFLSSPERVAVWDAVATFIHEQLLVHKGVWIPTFGSFDTVSKEIVTEDRTVTLCWPVFHLASNLRARHHLKSRRESLPAHRKLELLKCSQVAADASVSRQTAQTCIQSTVSLLSGCLQNGENVAVVLKGVGVLLIDGLSFEMKFYYDFLEKLSGKENFRRAVRKAPSLLDMGVSRATPLASLVFSGCLVVLPK is encoded by the exons ATGAGCTCCAGCATGGCTGTCGCCAACAAGGAGCAACATGGGATGAGCGAGGACGGCCCCATGGTGGGCCGTGCCTCCAGACAAATACGCAGCGAGACTGAAGGTACACGGGCCCACAGCCACCAcgggagcggtgctgcagccAGTTTTGGGATGGAGATGGCACTTTCCATctgccacctccatcctgcccagcagtgggagggGTGCCGGGAAGGGGCAGATGCAGAGTGTGaccagcttttcctttcatctccagAGCGAGTTGCCGTCTGGGATGCGGTGGCCACCTTCATACacgagcagctcctggtgcacaAG GGGGTCTGGATTCCCACCTTCGGCTCCTTTGACACCGTCTCCAAGGAGATCGTGACGGAGGACAGGACCGTGACTCTGTGCTGGCCCGTGTTTCACCTGGCCAGCAACCTCAGAGCTAGGCACCACCTCAAGTCCCGCAGGGAGTCCCTGCCAG CCCACAGGAAGCTGGAGCTCCTGAAGTGCAGTCAGGTGGCCGCAGACGCCTCTGTGAGCCGGCAGACAGCGCAGACCTGCATCCAAAGCACCGTGTCGCTGCTCTCCggctgcctgcagaatggggagaACGTTGCCGTTGTCCTGAAGGGCGTCGGAGTGCTCCTCATTGACGGGCTGAGCTTCGAAATGAAGTTCTATTACGACTTCCTTGAGAAGCTGTCGGGGAaagagaacttcaggagagccgTCCGCAAG GCCCCCTCGCTGCTGGACATGGGGGTGTCCCGTGCAACACCGCTGGCTTCCCTGGTGTTCTCTGGCTGCCTTGTCGTATTACCCAAgtga